One Phyllostomus discolor isolate MPI-MPIP mPhyDis1 chromosome 10, mPhyDis1.pri.v3, whole genome shotgun sequence genomic window carries:
- the LOC114507719 gene encoding LOW QUALITY PROTEIN: coiled-coil alpha-helical rod protein 1-like (The sequence of the model RefSeq protein was modified relative to this genomic sequence to represent the inferred CDS: inserted 1 base in 1 codon), which translates to MFRPSGSTGLIPPSHFQAQPLPTLPRMAPNWVLDIPLVQPLAHHEVSERRPDNQRPQVIIWEQDVSGDGQQPGQRGRSVELQGSQALSQQAELISRQLQELRRFEEEVRVLRETSLQQKMRLEAQAVELEALARAEKAGRAEAEGLRAALTGAEVVRKNLEEESQRQLEEVQRLHKEQLSSLTRARQEALSSLTNKTEGLEKSLNSLETRRAEEAKELAMAQKEAEMLRKQLSKTQEDLEVQVTLVENLRRYVGEQVPXEVHSQMWESERQDLLETVQHLQEDRDSLHSTVELLQVRVQSLTHILSMQEEELARKVQPSDSLEPELPRKVQSLLKRWREKVFALMVQLKAQELEHGACVQHLKGQVAELQERASAQSQEQAILQRSLEDKAAQVEVERMGTKTLQMELSRAQEAWRRGQQQVAVAEEQLKLVANTVSSFQTWLQNTMAKVEQAAARLPSLSSRVSYAVRKVHTIRGLMARKLALAHLRQESCLLPPPTEEVSLELEQLREERDRLDAELQLSAHIIQQEVGRAREQGEAERQQLSSVAQQLEQELRQTQESLASVGLQLEAARQGQQESMEEAASLRQELTQQQETYGQALQEKVAEVESRLREQLSETERRLNDARREHAKAVVSLRQIQRKATREKERDQELRRLQEEARKEEGLRLTQRLQELERDKNLLLVTLQQEGLLSRYKQQRLLAAHPSLDKGKSAQSSPSRAVSSVPGSPAAALSPRKTVKGSLCVLLDDLQGLSEAISKEEALSQGDNQNSSAPVHH; encoded by the exons ATGTTTCGACCTTCAGGTTCCACTGGGCTCATTCCCCCATCCCACTTCCAAGCTCAGCCCCTTCCAACCTTGCCAAGAATGGCTCCCAACTGGGTCTTAGACATTCCTCTGGTCCAACCCCTGGCCCATCACGAAGTCTCAGAGAGGCGGCCAGACAACCAAAGACCTCAAGTGATCATATGGGAACAGGATGTTTCTGGTGATGGGCAGCaaccagggcagaggggcaggtcCGTGGAGCTACAGGGGTCACAGGCCTTGAGCCAGCAGGCTGAGCTGATCTCTCGGCAGCTGCAGGAGCTGCGGCGGTTTGAGGAGGAGGTCCGGGTCCTGCGGGAGACCTCATTGCAGCAGAAGATGAGGCTGGAGGCCCAGGCTGTGGAGCTGGAGGCTCTGGCACGGGCAGAGAAGGCTGGCCGAGCTGAGGCCGAGGGCCTGCGTGCTGCCTTGACTGGGGCTGAGGTTGTCCGGAAGAACTTGGAAGAGGAGAGCCAGCGGCAGCTGGAGGAAGTTCAGAGGCTGCACAAGGAGCAGCTGTCCTCCTTAACACGGGCTCGCCAGGAGGCTCTTTCCAGCCTGACCAACAAAACCGAGGGCTTGGAGAAGTCTCTGAACAGTTTGGAAaccaggagggcagaggaagcCAAGGAATTAGCTATGGCCCAGAAGGAGGCTGAGATGCTACGGAAGCAGCTCAGCAAGACCCAAGAAGACTTGGAGGTTCAGGTGACGTTGGTTGAGAACCTAAGGAGATACGTAGGGGAACAAGTCC CCGAGGTCCACAGCCAGATGTGGGAGTCAGAGCGACAAGACCTCTTAGAGACTGTGCAGCACTTGCAGGAGGACCGGGACAGCCTACACTCGACTGTGGAGCTGCTGCAGGTGCGAGTGCAAAGCCTCACCCACATCTTGTCCatgcaggaggaggagctggccagGAAGGTTCAGCCTTCAGATTCCCTGGAGCCCGAGTTGCCCAGGAAGGTCCAGTCCCTGCTGAAGCGCTGGCGGGAGAAGGTGTTTGCCCTCATGGTGCAGCTGAAGGCCCAGGAGCTGGAGCACGGAGCGTGCGTGCAGCATCTGAAGGGACAGGTGGCAGAGCTCCAGGAAAGAGCTTCAGCCCAGAGTCAGGAGCAGGCCATCCTGCAGCGGTCCCTGGAGGACAAAGCTGCACAGGTGGAAGTGGAGCGGATGGGCACCAAGACCCTGCAGATGGAGCTGAGCCGTGCCCAGGAGGCCTGGCGCCGGGGGCAGCAGCAGGTCGCCGTGGCTGAGGAGCAGCTGAAGCTTGTGGCCAACACTGTCAGCAGCTTTCAGACCTGGCTCCAGAACACCATGGCCAAGGTGGAGCAAGCCGCAGCCCGGCTGCCCAGCCTCAGCAGCCGAGTCAGCTATGCTGTCCGCAAGGTCCACACCATTCGGGGTCTGATGGCTCGAAAACTGGCGCTTGCTCATCTGCGCCAGGAGagctgcctgctgcccccaccaACCGAGGAGGTGAGCCTTGAGTTGGAGCAGCTGCGGGAAGAACGGGATCGCCTGGATGCAGAACTGCAGCTGAGTGCCCACATCATCCAGCAGGAGGTGGGCCGAGCCCGGGAGCAAGGGGAGGCGGAGCGGCAGCAACTGAGTTCGGTGGcccagcagctggagcaggagctTCGGCAGACCCAGGAGTCCTTGGCCAGTGTGGGGCTGCAGCTGGAAGCAGCTCGCCAGGGCCAGCAGGAGAGCATGGAGGAGGCTGCCAGTCTGCGGCAGGAGCTGACCCAGCAGCAGGAAACCTATGGGCAAGCTCTGCAAGAGAAGGTGGCCGAAGTGGAATCTCGGCTGCGGGAACAGctctcagaaacagaaagaagactgAATGACGCTCGGAGGGAGCATGCCAAGGCCGTGGTTTCCCTGCGCCAAATCCAGCGCAAAGCCACCAGGGAAAAGGAGCGGGACCAGGAGCTTAGGCGCCTGCAGGAAGAGGCCCGGAAGGAGGAGGGGCTGCGGCTGACCCAGCGCCTGCAGGAGCTGGAGAGGGACAAGAACCTCCTGCTGGTCACCTTGCAGCAGGAGGGTCTCCTCTCCCGTTATAAGCAGCAGCGGCTGTTGGCAGCTCATCCTTCCCTGGATAAGGGGAAGTCTGCGCAGTCCAGCCCAAGCCGGGCAGTGTCTTCAGTACCTGGATCTCCAGCAGCTGCGCTGTCCCCCAGGAAGACTGTAAAGGGATCCCTCTGTGTCCTGCTCGATGACCTGCAGGGCCTGAGTGAGGCCATTTCCAAAGAGGAGGCTCTTTCTCAAGGAGACAACCAAAACTCTTCTGCTCCCGTCCATCATTGA